One Algibacter sp. L3A6 genomic region harbors:
- the rluF gene encoding 23S rRNA pseudouridine(2604) synthase RluF, giving the protein MEVQLKRINKFLSEVGYCSRREADKLIDAGRVTINGEIPEMGTKIAPNDVVCVDGKEITNTKTSFVYLAFNKPVGIVCTTDTSVEKDNIIDFINYPKRIFPIGRLDKPSEGLILLTDDGDIVNKILRASNNHEKEYVVTVDKPISQTFIERMAGGIPLADLNKTTKKCEVQKINTYTFKIILTQGLNRQIRRMCDYLNYEVETLKRVRIMNIKLDMPIGEYRELSKEEFTDLNKLLSDSAKVHEQKKTIHNKTNRSS; this is encoded by the coding sequence ATGGAAGTACAATTAAAACGTATTAATAAATTTTTAAGTGAAGTAGGTTATTGCTCTAGACGTGAAGCCGATAAATTAATCGATGCTGGTCGCGTAACCATTAATGGCGAAATTCCAGAAATGGGAACTAAAATAGCGCCTAACGATGTTGTTTGCGTAGACGGTAAAGAAATTACAAACACAAAAACATCATTTGTTTATTTAGCTTTCAATAAGCCTGTTGGCATTGTTTGCACTACCGATACTTCTGTAGAAAAAGATAATATTATTGATTTTATTAACTATCCAAAACGTATTTTCCCTATTGGAAGATTAGACAAACCTAGTGAAGGTTTAATTCTGCTAACCGACGACGGAGATATTGTAAATAAAATTCTTAGAGCAAGTAATAATCACGAAAAAGAATATGTTGTTACAGTAGACAAACCTATATCTCAAACGTTTATTGAACGCATGGCGGGTGGAATCCCTTTAGCAGATTTGAATAAAACTACTAAAAAATGTGAAGTTCAAAAGATAAACACTTACACCTTTAAAATTATTTTAACTCAAGGTTTAAACCGCCAAATTAGACGTATGTGCGATTACCTAAACTATGAAGTCGAAACCTTAAAACGTGTTAGAATTATGAATATTAAACTCGATATGCCTATTGGAGAATATCGAGAATTAAGCAAAGAGGAGTTTACAGACCTCAATAAACTACTTAGCGATTCTGCGAAGGTACACGAACAAAAAAAGACAATACATAATAAAACGAATCGCAGTAGCTAA
- a CDS encoding alpha/beta fold hydrolase yields the protein MKKYIPKIIGNSINAIGFLAPKYAAHLSIVLFSSPKKGKTNEKQAAYLKSAQQDELICNDIKIKTYQWPGKKDTILLAHGWESNTYRWKDLIELLKAEDYNVIALDAPAHGSSGGKLFNALIYSECIHAVAKKFKATTIIGHSVGGMATAFGNYNLPIDHVEKLVLLGAPADFTGVFSRYIDMMGYNKRVSKAMNTYVLKRFNNLPEYFNAAQFTQEFKAKGLIVHDKKDRIIPYKDGLKFKQNYANGEFVSTKGFGHGLKSDLVYNHILDFLNT from the coding sequence ATGAAAAAATACATCCCTAAAATTATTGGCAACAGCATAAATGCTATTGGTTTTTTAGCTCCAAAATACGCGGCACACCTATCTATTGTTTTATTTTCTTCACCTAAAAAAGGAAAAACAAACGAAAAGCAAGCGGCTTACCTAAAAAGCGCCCAACAAGACGAACTTATTTGCAACGATATTAAAATAAAAACTTACCAATGGCCCGGTAAAAAAGACACTATTTTGTTGGCACATGGATGGGAAAGCAACACCTACCGCTGGAAAGATTTAATTGAACTTCTAAAAGCTGAAGATTATAACGTGATTGCACTAGATGCTCCTGCACACGGAAGTTCTGGCGGAAAACTTTTTAACGCTTTAATTTATTCTGAATGTATACACGCTGTGGCTAAAAAATTTAAAGCAACAACTATTATCGGGCATTCAGTTGGCGGTATGGCTACCGCTTTTGGTAATTACAATTTACCAATAGACCATGTAGAAAAACTTGTACTTCTAGGAGCTCCTGCAGATTTCACAGGTGTTTTCTCTAGATATATAGATATGATGGGTTATAACAAACGTGTTTCTAAAGCAATGAATACCTATGTTTTAAAACGCTTTAATAATTTACCTGAATATTTTAATGCAGCACAATTTACTCAAGAGTTTAAAGCAAAAGGACTTATTGTTCACGATAAAAAAGATAGAATTATTCCTTATAAAGATGGATTGAAATTTAAACAAAACTACGCTAATGGTGAGTTTGTTTCTACTAAAGGTTTTGGACATGGTTTAAAATCAGATTTAGTTTACAATCATATTTTAGACTTTTTAAACACTTAA
- a CDS encoding cupin domain-containing protein, which produces MSKKKHTIQANPFIVPTTDGKIIKEHFGNTTDGNKDISIAHMKAPAGWSEPFQTPEFDEFTFIIGGKKQFIIDGETIILEAGQSIKIERNTRVQYSNPFTEVCEYIAICTPAFSIDLVNREA; this is translated from the coding sequence ATGTCTAAAAAAAAACATACCATTCAAGCCAATCCCTTTATTGTACCAACAACCGATGGCAAAATCATTAAAGAGCATTTTGGAAACACAACCGATGGCAATAAAGACATCAGTATTGCACACATGAAAGCCCCTGCAGGTTGGAGTGAGCCTTTTCAAACTCCTGAATTCGATGAGTTTACCTTTATTATTGGTGGTAAAAAACAATTTATCATCGATGGCGAAACTATTATTTTAGAAGCGGGACAATCTATAAAAATTGAACGCAATACTAGAGTACAATACTCTAATCCATTTACCGAAGTTTGTGAATACATTGCTATTTGCACCCCTGCTTTTTCAATAGACTTAGTAAACCGAGAAGCGTAA
- the lipB gene encoding lipoyl(octanoyl) transferase LipB, protein MNKQIELQDLGYKDYKDTWDYQEALFKGIVDAKIKNRREETALKTKNYFLFVMHPHVYTLGKSGDLSNLLLNEAQLAEKGASFYKINRGGDITYHGPGQIVGYPILDLENFFTDIHKYLRFLEEMIILTLAEYGLKAERSPGETGVWLDVGTPFARKICAMGVRASRWVTMHGFALNVNANLGYFDNIIPCGIRGKAVTSLNVELAQKTVDEVEVKEKLLKHFKSLFEAEFA, encoded by the coding sequence ATGAATAAGCAAATTGAACTGCAGGATTTAGGCTATAAAGATTATAAAGATACTTGGGATTACCAAGAGGCTTTGTTTAAGGGTATTGTTGATGCAAAAATAAAGAATAGGAGAGAGGAAACCGCTCTAAAAACCAAAAACTATTTTTTGTTTGTTATGCATCCGCATGTATATACTTTGGGTAAAAGTGGCGATTTGTCGAACTTGCTTTTAAATGAAGCACAGTTGGCCGAAAAAGGCGCGAGCTTTTATAAAATAAATAGAGGAGGAGATATTACTTATCATGGTCCAGGGCAAATTGTTGGTTATCCTATTTTAGATTTGGAGAATTTTTTCACCGATATTCATAAATATTTACGTTTTTTAGAAGAAATGATTATTTTAACTTTAGCAGAATATGGATTAAAGGCAGAAAGAAGCCCAGGTGAAACAGGAGTTTGGCTTGATGTTGGAACACCTTTTGCTCGTAAAATTTGTGCTATGGGTGTGCGCGCTAGTCGTTGGGTTACCATGCATGGATTTGCATTAAATGTAAATGCTAATTTGGGGTATTTTGATAATATTATACCATGTGGTATTCGCGGTAAAGCAGTGACATCACTTAACGTAGAGTTAGCTCAAAAAACAGTTGATGAGGTTGAGGTAAAAGAAAAATTACTAAAACATTTTAAATCGCTTTTTGAAGCTGAATTTGCTTAA
- the dnaG gene encoding DNA primase encodes MISPASIDLVFETARVEEVIGDFVNLKKAGSNFKGLSPFSDERSPSFVVSPVKQIWKDFSTGKGGTSVSFLMEHEHFTYPEAIKYLAKKYNIEIEETEQSNEQKEQANERESLYLVSEFANTYFQKILHKTDQGKSIGLSYFKERGFTEETIKKFDLGYSLNEWQGFTDEALKQGYNIDFLAKTGLTIVKGDKRFDRFKGRVLFPIKSMSGRVLGFGGRILVLDKKAAKYMNSPESDIYHKSKVLYGIYHAKQSIAKEDNCYLVEGYTDVIQFHQTGITNVVASSGTALTPDQIRLINRLTKNITVLFDGDAAGMRASLRGIDLILEQGMNVKVCTFPEGEDPDSFAKQNTLEELSTYLTENAKDFIQFKASILFEESKNDPIKKADTVRDIVNSISKIPDQIKKEIYIQECARIMDMSESVLFSTLAQIESKTAKDNSSKPATNKQNYNMDPNMDPNQDPREGPPDNYPFEVITNKEPVKKVDVQYLLERKIIEVLLLYGNEVEEFEDLVLKENEKGDLVLEPVVHEAKVFEKVFLDLQDDEMEFTNTHFKELYYTIIDRLNQDTKFELKTFINTVSTDMSSEITTILMDDDRYALDDWNRMNIFPKEKKMSIAQLVSETILNLRCFLIDQKVKEFQQETLQNKKDSNRNILEEVRDYSGLKMLLSRKLNRVL; translated from the coding sequence TTGATATCACCAGCATCCATAGATTTAGTATTTGAAACCGCCCGAGTAGAGGAGGTTATTGGCGATTTTGTAAACTTAAAAAAAGCAGGAAGTAACTTTAAAGGGTTAAGCCCTTTTAGTGACGAGCGCTCACCAAGTTTTGTGGTATCGCCAGTGAAGCAAATCTGGAAAGATTTTTCAACAGGAAAAGGCGGTACATCGGTGTCTTTTTTAATGGAACACGAGCATTTTACTTATCCTGAAGCTATAAAGTATTTAGCAAAAAAGTATAATATTGAAATAGAAGAAACCGAACAATCTAACGAACAAAAAGAACAAGCTAATGAGCGCGAAAGTTTGTATTTGGTTAGTGAATTCGCAAATACTTATTTTCAGAAAATTCTTCATAAAACAGACCAAGGAAAATCTATTGGATTAAGTTATTTTAAAGAGCGTGGTTTTACAGAAGAAACTATTAAAAAATTTGATTTAGGATATTCACTAAACGAATGGCAAGGTTTTACCGATGAGGCTTTAAAACAAGGTTATAATATCGATTTTTTAGCAAAAACAGGGTTAACTATTGTTAAAGGAGATAAACGTTTCGATCGTTTTAAAGGTCGTGTGTTGTTTCCTATAAAAAGTATGAGTGGCCGTGTGTTAGGTTTTGGTGGCCGTATTTTGGTGCTTGATAAAAAAGCAGCCAAGTATATGAATTCGCCAGAAAGTGATATCTACCATAAGAGTAAGGTGTTGTATGGTATTTATCATGCTAAGCAAAGTATAGCAAAAGAAGATAACTGTTATTTGGTTGAAGGTTATACCGATGTTATTCAGTTTCATCAAACAGGGATAACAAATGTTGTGGCATCTTCTGGTACCGCATTAACGCCAGATCAAATTAGATTAATAAATAGACTTACCAAAAATATTACCGTGCTTTTTGATGGAGATGCTGCAGGTATGCGAGCATCGCTGCGTGGTATCGATTTAATTTTAGAGCAAGGCATGAACGTTAAGGTTTGTACCTTTCCTGAAGGAGAAGATCCCGATAGTTTTGCAAAACAAAATACCTTAGAAGAACTATCTACGTATTTAACTGAAAATGCTAAAGATTTTATTCAATTTAAAGCTTCTATTTTATTCGAAGAGTCTAAAAACGACCCGATTAAAAAAGCAGATACGGTTAGAGATATTGTAAATAGTATTTCTAAAATTCCAGATCAGATAAAGAAAGAGATTTACATTCAGGAGTGTGCTCGTATAATGGATATGAGCGAATCTGTATTATTCAGTACGCTTGCACAAATTGAGAGTAAAACGGCTAAAGATAATAGCTCGAAACCAGCAACTAATAAGCAGAATTATAATATGGATCCGAATATGGATCCAAATCAAGACCCAAGAGAAGGTCCTCCGGATAATTATCCGTTTGAGGTAATTACTAATAAAGAACCGGTAAAAAAAGTAGATGTTCAGTATCTTTTAGAACGAAAAATTATTGAAGTACTATTACTTTATGGTAATGAGGTAGAGGAGTTCGAGGACTTAGTTTTGAAAGAAAACGAAAAAGGCGATTTGGTTTTAGAACCTGTTGTGCATGAGGCAAAAGTATTTGAAAAAGTGTTTTTGGATTTGCAGGATGATGAAATGGAGTTTACAAACACACATTTTAAAGAGCTGTATTACACTATTATTGATAGATTAAATCAGGATACTAAATTCGAGTTAAAAACTTTCATCAATACCGTAAGTACAGATATGTCTAGTGAAATTACTACCATTTTAATGGATGATGATCGCTATGCGCTAGACGATTGGAATAGAATGAATATTTTTCCGAAGGAGAAAAAAATGAGTATAGCACAACTAGTAAGCGAGACCATACTTAATTTGCGTTGCTTTTTAATAGATCAAAAAGTAAAAGAGTTTCAACAAGAAACGTTGCAAAATAAAAAAGACTCGAATAGAAACATACTAGAAGAAGTAAGAGACTATTCGGGTCTTAAAATGTTGTTATCTCGAAAATTAAACCGCGTACTATAG
- a CDS encoding response regulator, whose amino-acid sequence MIKLLIADNHPITRKGLEVLFSASPNIEIVGSLQDGNDILDFIRKNEVDIILTEADFPKLNGLTLLRYLKNDFPDIKTVIFSGEPEEVYAINAIKAGASGFIHKSVNVITINEAILKVYDGGIYLSNDLTQQLAFGNRVNKGSGTFYKKLSTREAEVLKLLTIGRKNKEISKELDINEKTVSTYKARLMRKLKVTNLIDLVNQAKLAEHL is encoded by the coding sequence ATGATAAAATTATTAATAGCAGACAACCATCCTATTACGAGGAAAGGATTAGAGGTGCTTTTTTCTGCCTCACCAAACATCGAAATTGTTGGAAGTTTACAAGATGGAAATGACATCTTAGATTTCATTAGAAAAAACGAAGTAGACATTATTTTAACTGAAGCTGATTTCCCTAAGCTTAATGGATTAACTCTTTTACGTTATTTAAAAAATGATTTCCCCGACATTAAAACCGTAATTTTTAGCGGTGAACCTGAAGAAGTTTATGCAATAAATGCTATTAAAGCAGGAGCTTCTGGATTTATCCATAAATCTGTAAATGTGATTACTATCAACGAAGCTATTTTAAAAGTTTACGATGGTGGTATTTATTTAAGTAATGATCTAACCCAACAACTAGCGTTTGGGAACAGAGTGAACAAAGGCTCTGGAACGTTTTACAAAAAGTTATCTACTAGAGAAGCTGAAGTTTTAAAGCTTTTAACTATTGGTAGAAAAAACAAAGAAATCTCTAAAGAATTAGACATTAACGAAAAAACAGTAAGTACTTACAAAGCGCGTTTAATGCGTAAGCTTAAAGTAACAAACCTTATTGACTTAGTTAATCAAGCGAAACTAGCAGAACACCTATAG
- the nadE gene encoding NAD(+) synthase → MQTEKVVDYIVNWLKDYATKAGVNGFVIGVSGGIDSAVASTLCAKTGLNVLCIEMPIHQAESHVTRAQEHITQLSKRFGNVSDTRTDLTPVFESFKSELFSDGDKATVDMALANTRARLRMTTLYYYAGLYKLLVAGTGNKVEDFGVGFYTKYGDGGVDLSPIADLLKSQVYEIGEFLEVPEAIMKAAPSDGLFGDTRSDEDQIGASYPELEWAMSMDEAGKTDAEFSGRELEVFKIYKRFNSSNKHKMIAIPICDIPDNLM, encoded by the coding sequence ATGCAAACAGAAAAAGTAGTAGATTATATTGTAAATTGGTTAAAAGATTATGCAACAAAAGCTGGAGTAAACGGTTTTGTAATAGGTGTTTCTGGGGGTATAGACTCGGCAGTTGCGTCTACATTATGTGCAAAAACAGGATTAAATGTTTTATGTATTGAAATGCCAATACACCAAGCCGAAAGCCATGTTACTCGTGCACAAGAACATATTACCCAACTATCTAAACGTTTTGGTAATGTTAGTGATACTAGAACCGATTTAACACCAGTATTCGAGTCTTTTAAATCTGAATTGTTTTCCGACGGAGATAAAGCTACAGTCGATATGGCACTGGCCAATACGAGAGCACGTTTACGCATGACGACTTTATACTATTATGCCGGACTTTATAAACTATTAGTTGCAGGAACAGGTAATAAAGTTGAAGATTTTGGTGTTGGTTTTTACACAAAATACGGTGATGGAGGTGTAGATTTAAGTCCAATCGCAGATTTATTAAAATCTCAAGTTTACGAAATTGGTGAGTTTTTAGAAGTTCCAGAAGCTATTATGAAAGCCGCTCCTAGCGACGGTCTTTTTGGAGATACAAGAAGTGATGAAGATCAAATTGGAGCCTCGTACCCCGAGTTAGAATGGGCGATGTCGATGGATGAAGCAGGTAAAACAGATGCTGAATTTTCTGGACGTGAGCTTGAAGTTTTTAAAATTTACAAAAGATTTAATTCTAGCAATAAACACAAAATGATTGCTATCCCCATCTGCGATATTCCTGATAATTTGATGTAA
- the gldB gene encoding gliding motility lipoprotein GldB, with translation MKQLSLIILVAICVFSCKNKSDVELALENNKIDISVERFDRFFAQTNLEELPKLKKAYPFMFPEAIADSIWMDKVNDTLQQELSGEVDKVFSGYQNIEEELEELLSYIHYYFPELKTPRIITTTSNVDYRNRVIVTDTIVLVALDAYLGKDHYFYQSIPKYISEDLRKEQIVVDVAEEYAKKYVFQPERKTLLDEMIYFGKILYFKDQVIPFKLENERISYTEDELTWVENNESSVWQYFVERELLYSTNSKLPNRFINPAPFSKFYLEGIDGESPGKIGQYVGWKIVKAYMDNNDTSFKDMLIMNAEELFNKSKFKPKKSNG, from the coding sequence ATGAAACAACTGTCATTAATAATCCTTGTTGCTATTTGTGTTTTTTCTTGTAAAAATAAAAGTGATGTAGAATTAGCATTGGAGAACAACAAGATAGATATTTCTGTAGAGCGCTTCGACCGGTTTTTTGCACAAACTAATCTAGAAGAACTGCCTAAATTAAAAAAGGCTTATCCGTTTATGTTTCCTGAAGCTATAGCAGATTCTATTTGGATGGATAAGGTTAATGATACTTTACAGCAAGAGCTAAGTGGCGAGGTTGATAAAGTGTTTTCAGGTTATCAAAACATAGAAGAAGAGCTAGAGGAATTGCTTAGCTATATTCATTATTATTTTCCTGAATTAAAAACGCCAAGAATTATAACTACAACTAGTAATGTAGATTATAGAAACCGTGTTATTGTTACCGATACTATTGTTTTGGTGGCTTTAGATGCTTATTTGGGGAAAGATCATTATTTCTATCAAAGTATTCCAAAATACATTTCGGAAGATTTAAGGAAAGAACAAATTGTTGTAGATGTGGCCGAGGAATATGCTAAGAAATATGTTTTTCAACCGGAAAGAAAAACGCTTTTAGATGAAATGATCTATTTCGGTAAAATTCTGTATTTTAAAGATCAGGTTATTCCTTTTAAGTTAGAAAATGAACGAATAAGTTACACCGAAGACGAGTTAACTTGGGTTGAAAATAATGAAAGTTCTGTTTGGCAATATTTTGTAGAACGCGAATTGCTATACAGTACAAATTCTAAATTGCCCAACCGCTTTATAAACCCAGCGCCATTTTCTAAGTTCTATTTAGAAGGCATAGATGGCGAGTCGCCTGGTAAAATAGGGCAGTATGTAGGCTGGAAAATAGTGAAAGCTTACATGGATAATAACGACACATCTTTTAAAGATATGTTGATTATGAATGCCGAAGAACTCTTTAATAAATCAAAATTTAAACCAAAAAAAAGTAATGGCTAA
- the gldC gene encoding gliding motility protein GldC translates to MANIKSKIELNVELDENRVPEKLHWTAQDGGISNAEAKAMMLSVWDSKTQESLRIDLWTKDMPVDEMKVFFHQTLVAMSNTFNRATQDEKMTATMKDFCDYFAEKLEIKK, encoded by the coding sequence ATGGCTAATATAAAATCTAAAATTGAATTGAATGTGGAGTTAGATGAAAATCGAGTTCCAGAAAAATTACATTGGACAGCACAAGATGGTGGAATTTCGAATGCTGAGGCTAAAGCCATGATGCTATCGGTTTGGGATTCTAAAACACAAGAAAGTTTACGTATTGATCTTTGGACAAAAGATATGCCTGTAGATGAGATGAAAGTCTTTTTTCATCAAACACTTGTGGCTATGAGTAACACATTTAACCGTGCTACACAAGACGAAAAAATGACAGCAACCATGAAGGATTTCTGTGATTATTTTGCTGAGAAATTAGAGATTAAAAAATAG
- the cdd gene encoding cytidine deaminase, with protein sequence MKEVKIESTLYVYDDLNETPDDVVALMGKAIEARDKAYAPYSKFHVGTAILLDNNEIITGSNQENASYPSGLCAERTAIYYAGAKYPEAKIVRMAITAGSKIKTTLAPIPPCGACRQSIAEYEVKQDSPIEIYFMGETGKVAKSNSLANLLPLGFDKSAL encoded by the coding sequence ATGAAAGAAGTAAAGATAGAATCCACTTTATACGTTTATGATGATTTAAATGAAACACCTGATGATGTTGTTGCATTAATGGGAAAAGCTATAGAAGCTCGAGATAAAGCCTATGCACCATATTCTAAATTTCATGTGGGCACTGCCATACTTTTGGATAACAATGAAATAATTACAGGTAGTAACCAAGAAAACGCATCATACCCATCTGGTTTGTGTGCCGAGCGCACAGCAATATATTATGCTGGAGCAAAGTATCCAGAAGCAAAAATTGTACGTATGGCTATAACGGCTGGATCAAAAATAAAAACAACTTTAGCACCTATTCCTCCATGTGGTGCTTGCCGCCAATCTATAGCCGAATATGAGGTGAAACAAGATAGCCCAATAGAAATTTATTTTATGGGCGAAACAGGTAAAGTTGCTAAGTCAAATTCATTGGCTAATTTATTGCCTCTAGGTTTTGATAAATCAGCGCTTTAG
- the pdhA gene encoding pyruvate dehydrogenase (acetyl-transferring) E1 component subunit alpha → MQKITKEVYLKWYEDMLFWRKFEDKLAAVYIQQKVRGFLHLYNGQEAVLAGALHAMDLTKDKMITAYRNHVQPIGMGVDPKRVMAELFGKVTGTSQGMGGSMHIFSKEFRFYGGHGIVGGQIPLGAGIAFGDKYHGSDAVTLCCFGDGAARQGSLHEAFNLAMLWKLPVVFVCENNGYAMGTSVERTANHTDIWKLGLGYDMPCGPVDGMNPIKVAEAFDEAIQRGRRGDGPTFLELKTYRYRGHSMSDAQHYRTKDEVKEYKKIDPITQVKDVILENKYASEDDIKIIDKRVKDLVAECEKFADESPYPEKQQLYDMVYEQEDYPFIQHKI, encoded by the coding sequence ATGCAAAAAATCACAAAAGAGGTTTACCTCAAATGGTATGAAGACATGTTATTCTGGAGAAAGTTTGAAGACAAGCTAGCTGCCGTTTACATTCAACAAAAAGTAAGAGGATTTCTTCACTTATACAATGGTCAAGAAGCTGTTTTAGCAGGTGCTTTGCACGCTATGGATTTGACTAAAGATAAAATGATAACCGCTTACCGTAATCACGTTCAACCTATTGGTATGGGAGTAGATCCTAAACGTGTAATGGCAGAATTGTTTGGTAAAGTAACAGGAACATCTCAAGGTATGGGAGGTTCTATGCATATTTTTTCTAAAGAATTTCGTTTTTATGGTGGTCACGGTATTGTTGGTGGTCAAATTCCTTTAGGAGCAGGTATTGCATTTGGCGATAAATATCACGGTAGCGATGCCGTAACTTTATGTTGCTTTGGTGATGGTGCTGCACGACAAGGTTCTCTTCACGAGGCATTCAACTTAGCAATGCTTTGGAAGTTACCAGTAGTATTTGTTTGTGAAAACAATGGTTATGCTATGGGAACTTCAGTAGAAAGAACAGCGAACCATACAGATATCTGGAAATTAGGTTTAGGTTATGATATGCCTTGCGGACCTGTAGATGGTATGAACCCTATTAAAGTTGCTGAAGCTTTTGATGAAGCTATTCAAAGAGGTCGTCGTGGTGATGGTCCAACTTTCTTAGAGTTAAAAACTTACCGTTACAGAGGTCACTCAATGAGTGATGCTCAACATTACAGAACAAAAGATGAAGTTAAGGAGTACAAGAAAATAGATCCAATTACGCAAGTAAAAGATGTTATTCTTGAAAACAAATATGCTTCTGAAGATGATATTAAAATAATCGATAAGCGTGTTAAAGATCTTGTTGCAGAATGTGAAAAATTTGCAGACGAATCTCCATACCCAGAAAAGCAACAGCTTTACGATATGGTATACGAACAAGAAGATTATCCATTTATACAACACAAAATATAA
- a CDS encoding pyruvate dehydrogenase complex dihydrolipoamide acetyltransferase produces the protein MAIVVNMPRLSDTMEEGTVAAWLKKVGDKIEEGDILAEIETDKATMEFESFNEGTLLHIGVQEGETTKVDELLAIIGDEGEDISALLNGGGASAEATEEKTEEAAPAVEETKEATTASAELPEGVIVVTMPRLSDTMEEGTVATWLKKVGDSVEEGDILAEIETDKATMEFESFQSGTLLFIGLQEGDSAKVDELLAIIGPAGTDVSGVASSFSTAAPAAKAEAPKAEAKKEAPKSVPAPAAPSKPKTSAPAPTPVTADGRVHVSPLAKKLAEDKGINLTKIQGSGENGRIVKRDIENYEPATSAAAAGKFVPSGQEDFDEVDNSQMRKAIAKALTNSKFSAPHYYLSVEFDMENAMSFRTQFNSIPDTKISYNDIVVKACALALKQHPQVNSQWFADKMRLNNHVHIGVAVAVPDGLVVPVVKFANEQSLPQIGAAVRELAGKAKNKKLTPDEMQGSTFTVSNLGMFGIDTFTSIINQPNSAILSVGNIVEKPVVKNGQIVVGHTMKLSLACDHRTVDGATGALFLQTLKGYIENPVTMLV, from the coding sequence ATGGCAATAGTAGTAAATATGCCTCGTTTAAGCGATACCATGGAAGAAGGTACCGTTGCAGCTTGGTTGAAAAAAGTAGGAGATAAAATTGAAGAAGGCGATATTTTAGCTGAAATTGAAACGGATAAAGCCACAATGGAATTTGAGTCTTTCAATGAAGGTACTTTGCTTCATATTGGTGTTCAAGAAGGTGAAACTACTAAGGTAGATGAACTTTTAGCTATTATTGGTGATGAAGGTGAAGATATTTCTGCCCTTTTAAACGGTGGTGGTGCTTCCGCGGAAGCGACTGAAGAAAAAACAGAAGAAGCTGCTCCGGCAGTAGAAGAAACTAAAGAAGCAACAACAGCATCGGCAGAATTGCCAGAAGGTGTTATAGTTGTTACCATGCCACGTTTAAGTGATACCATGGAAGAAGGTACTGTTGCAACTTGGTTGAAAAAAGTAGGCGATAGCGTTGAAGAAGGCGATATTTTAGCTGAAATTGAAACGGATAAAGCAACAATGGAATTTGAATCATTCCAATCTGGTACTTTATTATTTATAGGTTTGCAAGAAGGTGATTCTGCAAAAGTAGATGAGCTTTTAGCTATTATTGGCCCTGCGGGAACAGATGTTTCTGGAGTTGCCTCTAGTTTTAGTACGGCTGCACCAGCTGCTAAAGCAGAAGCTCCAAAGGCCGAAGCGAAAAAAGAAGCTCCTAAAAGTGTGCCTGCACCAGCTGCTCCTTCTAAACCTAAAACAAGCGCACCTGCTCCAACGCCAGTAACGGCAGACGGACGTGTACATGTATCTCCATTAGCAAAAAAGCTAGCTGAAGATAAAGGTATTAACTTAACAAAAATACAAGGATCTGGAGAAAACGGACGTATTGTAAAACGTGATATAGAAAATTACGAGCCTGCAACTTCTGCGGCAGCAGCGGGTAAGTTTGTACCTTCTGGTCAAGAAGATTTTGATGAGGTTGATAACTCGCAAATGCGTAAAGCAATTGCTAAAGCGTTAACAAACTCTAAGTTTTCTGCACCACATTACTACTTAAGTGTGGAGTTCGATATGGAAAACGCTATGTCTTTCCGTACGCAGTTTAACTCAATTCCTGATACTAAAATATCTTATAACGATATTGTTGTTAAAGCTTGTGCTTTAGCGTTAAAACAACATCCTCAAGTAAACTCTCAGTGGTTTGCAGATAAAATGAGATTAAACAATCACGTACATATCGGTGTTGCAGTAGCAGTTCCAGATGGTTTAGTTGTGCCAGTTGTTAAGTTTGCAAACGAGCAATCGTTACCACAAATTGGTGCTGCGGTTAGAGAACTTGCAGGTAAAGCTAAAAACAAAAAATTAACTCCAGATGAAATGCAAGGTAGCACATTTACTGTGTCTAACTTAGGGATGTTTGGTATCGATACGTTTACATCGATTATCAATCAACCAAACTCTGCAATTCTTTCTGTTGGAAATATTGTTGAAAAGCCAGTAGTTAAAAACGGACAAATTGTTGTTGGACATACCATGAAGTTATCATTAGCTTGCGATCATAGAACGGTTGATGGTGCTACAGGTGCTTTATTCCTTCAAACATTAAAAGGATATATTGAAAACCCTGTAACCATGTTGGTGTAA